One genomic window of Leptospira paudalimensis includes the following:
- a CDS encoding SET domain-containing protein: protein MKMKKKKSVKKAKKRKPVVYTEKDFIVKPSSVPNIGMGLFTKQTLYKGDTVGYYMGKIITDEQAESNKYVDSKYLLWICKDWWIYGEGRESNYTRYINHSSKPNAELITSVRWKTARFKVLKTIKEGEEIFFDYGKDYWDNVDFKPK, encoded by the coding sequence ATGAAAATGAAGAAAAAGAAATCTGTTAAGAAGGCCAAAAAGAGAAAACCGGTTGTATACACCGAAAAGGATTTTATCGTAAAACCGTCTTCTGTTCCCAATATTGGTATGGGACTTTTCACCAAACAAACATTATATAAGGGTGATACCGTTGGTTATTACATGGGTAAAATCATTACCGATGAACAAGCGGAATCGAATAAATATGTAGATTCAAAATACCTACTTTGGATCTGTAAAGATTGGTGGATTTACGGGGAAGGACGCGAGTCAAATTACACTCGTTATATCAACCACTCGTCAAAACCCAACGCGGAACTCATCACGTCTGTTCGTTGGAAAACAGCTAGGTTTAAAGTCTTAAAAACCATCAAAGAAGGCGAAGAAATCTTTTTTGATTATGGAAAGGATTATTGGGATAATGTAGATTTCAAACCAAAGTGA
- the ribH gene encoding 6,7-dimethyl-8-ribityllumazine synthase encodes MTALLEGTRIGNGQKHCVIVSKFNEFITESLLKGAKDAYRQHGVADSDVTVIYVPGAFELPQTVKRVLQSKKYQFSAIVCLGAVIRGATSHYDLVSGEAAKVGSVADGSVPVIFGVITTESIEQAIERAGTKAGNKGYEAATTAIEMANLFKEIG; translated from the coding sequence ATGACAGCTTTATTGGAAGGCACACGAATTGGAAACGGACAAAAACATTGTGTCATCGTTTCAAAGTTCAATGAATTCATTACCGAGTCCCTCTTAAAAGGGGCAAAAGACGCTTACAGACAACATGGAGTAGCTGACTCTGATGTGACCGTCATCTATGTTCCAGGAGCATTTGAGCTCCCGCAAACTGTCAAACGAGTCTTACAATCTAAAAAATACCAATTCTCTGCCATCGTTTGCCTCGGTGCTGTGATCCGTGGAGCTACTTCTCACTATGACTTAGTGTCTGGGGAAGCAGCAAAAGTAGGATCCGTAGCAGATGGATCCGTTCCTGTGATCTTTGGTGTCATCACCACAGAATCCATCGAACAAGCAATTGAACGAGCAGGGACCAAAGCGGGAAACAAAGGATACGAAGCAGCAACAACAGCCATTGAAATGGCAAATCTTTTCAAAGAGATCGGATGA
- the nusB gene encoding transcription antitermination factor NusB, which produces MSSRHRGRSLALMCLYQIDLVGTDPDRAMKFDWYDKKITREEKDYAVFLVKGVVENRKAIDTLIKKYSENWELSRISVVNRCILRLSILSLQKEPFLAAPVVINEAVELTKEFETDESAQFINGLLDAFYKKEILTKESH; this is translated from the coding sequence ATGAGTTCTAGACACCGTGGGCGTAGCCTTGCCCTCATGTGCCTCTACCAAATTGATTTAGTGGGAACAGACCCCGATCGTGCCATGAAATTTGATTGGTACGACAAAAAAATCACCCGAGAAGAAAAGGATTATGCTGTCTTTCTTGTGAAAGGAGTGGTCGAAAATCGAAAAGCGATCGATACTCTTATTAAGAAGTATTCGGAGAATTGGGAACTTTCGCGTATTTCCGTTGTCAATCGTTGTATTTTGCGTTTATCAATCCTGAGTTTGCAAAAGGAACCTTTCCTTGCAGCACCTGTTGTCATCAACGAAGCGGTGGAACTCACAAAGGAATTTGAAACAGACGAATCTGCACAATTCATCAACGGACTACTCGATGCCTTCTATAAGAAGGAGATCTTAACAAAAGAGTCCCACTAA
- a CDS encoding tetratricopeptide repeat protein: protein MDPIQKNRFRIEEQTSKPSYYQEDPYLRNLGKEKETTYESETTVRRPVLSFLFWSFLVLLILGFLTAAYWWYLQKKQNPEEIAKVLKDLPTDKKALSLLVDKPYLPDDSVNPKLAACLNAYHNRYVNRVGTVCEEFLNSPGSDEDKSIALTVLGVMYDEAGRYINAIERLEKAIQYDSKNYFAFYNLSLAFKHAGKFEEARRAAQRAKEIAPNDYRVALLQGNLFQEIGDPASAIEAYKEGQALAPSDVTLTYNLAISYLKQGNMAEAISEFQKVVQTAPNSQTAVLSYGHLGTIFYQREDYDRAEYYFREVIRLKTGDAKAYYNLGLVYLKKKVPEEAAKYFQKALDSNANEPEVYRYIADAFLSMGQTNMAITALKKALLLKPSDVDSLFALAELYYKKGELVEAESLFRRIIRLTPGDTYSETAYVNLGIILDEMERYSESIAAFEGALALNPKNQSAYYNLGLSYLHAGKPTMAIESLRKSQALDPNHVPSRLAIADYYLENRFYSEAISEYEEAIAWKPELYEARLKLADVYIQTKNYPAAEKMLVYVLENAKDPKEIKLAHRKLALSYASSGNSGLSRKAKEEAFRATHIDPEDMESRLVLSKILIDSGSLVDREKAIEELTVITRSDVTPTISSKAHNYLGVCYFKNGEFKRALSSFQTAIDLNPSLTEAYENKRAARAQYEKSLESKKRTFY from the coding sequence ATGGATCCTATCCAAAAAAACCGCTTTCGCATTGAGGAACAAACCTCCAAGCCAAGTTATTACCAGGAAGATCCATACTTAAGGAACCTGGGAAAAGAAAAAGAAACAACTTATGAATCAGAAACAACGGTAAGGCGACCAGTTTTATCGTTTTTGTTTTGGTCGTTTCTTGTTTTACTGATCCTTGGTTTCTTAACCGCCGCCTACTGGTGGTATTTACAAAAAAAACAAAATCCTGAAGAAATTGCCAAAGTCCTAAAAGACCTTCCCACAGATAAAAAAGCACTGAGCCTTCTTGTCGATAAACCGTATCTGCCAGATGATTCGGTGAATCCGAAACTTGCAGCCTGTCTCAATGCCTATCACAACCGTTATGTGAACCGAGTGGGCACGGTTTGTGAAGAGTTTCTCAATTCCCCTGGCAGTGACGAAGACAAATCCATTGCCCTGACTGTGCTTGGGGTGATGTATGATGAAGCAGGGCGTTACATCAATGCCATCGAACGATTGGAAAAAGCCATCCAATACGATTCCAAAAACTATTTTGCCTTTTATAATTTGTCCCTCGCTTTCAAACACGCAGGGAAATTTGAAGAAGCAAGGCGTGCCGCCCAGCGTGCCAAAGAAATTGCACCTAACGACTACCGTGTGGCCCTCTTACAAGGGAATTTGTTCCAAGAAATTGGAGACCCGGCAAGTGCCATTGAAGCTTATAAAGAAGGACAAGCTCTTGCTCCAAGTGATGTCACACTTACCTATAACCTTGCGATCAGTTATCTAAAACAAGGGAATATGGCCGAAGCTATCTCCGAGTTCCAAAAAGTGGTACAAACGGCACCGAATTCCCAAACTGCTGTTTTGTCTTATGGCCACCTGGGAACCATCTTTTACCAAAGAGAAGACTATGACCGTGCTGAGTATTACTTCCGAGAAGTGATTCGCCTGAAAACGGGAGATGCCAAAGCTTACTATAACTTAGGTTTGGTGTATTTGAAGAAAAAAGTCCCAGAAGAGGCGGCCAAATACTTCCAAAAGGCACTCGATTCGAATGCAAACGAACCAGAGGTGTATCGTTACATCGCTGATGCGTTTTTGTCCATGGGACAAACCAATATGGCAATCACTGCTTTAAAAAAAGCGTTACTCTTAAAACCTTCGGATGTGGATTCCCTTTTTGCTCTTGCTGAGCTTTATTATAAAAAAGGGGAACTTGTGGAAGCGGAGAGTTTATTTCGTAGGATCATCCGCCTTACCCCTGGGGATACGTATTCAGAAACAGCCTATGTGAATTTAGGGATCATCTTGGATGAAATGGAACGGTACTCGGAAAGTATAGCGGCCTTTGAAGGAGCCCTTGCTTTAAATCCCAAAAACCAATCAGCCTATTACAATTTGGGTCTTTCCTATTTACACGCGGGAAAACCAACGATGGCAATCGAGTCCTTACGAAAGTCCCAAGCCCTGGATCCGAATCATGTTCCGTCAAGACTTGCCATCGCCGATTATTATTTAGAAAACCGTTTTTATAGCGAAGCTATTTCCGAATACGAAGAAGCGATTGCTTGGAAACCAGAACTCTATGAAGCAAGACTGAAACTGGCTGATGTTTACATCCAAACCAAAAATTACCCTGCCGCCGAAAAGATGTTAGTGTATGTGTTGGAAAATGCTAAGGATCCAAAAGAAATCAAACTCGCTCATAGAAAACTTGCCTTAAGTTATGCGAGTAGTGGAAACTCAGGGCTTTCAAGAAAGGCAAAAGAAGAAGCCTTTCGTGCCACCCACATCGACCCTGAGGATATGGAATCAAGGTTAGTTTTATCCAAAATCCTCATCGATTCGGGTTCGCTTGTGGACAGAGAGAAAGCGATTGAAGAGTTAACTGTCATCACCCGTTCGGATGTGACACCTACCATTTCTTCCAAAGCACATAATTATTTGGGTGTTTGTTATTTTAAAAATGGGGAATTCAAACGGGCACTTTCCAGTTTCCAAACTGCCATTGATTTAAATCCCAGTTTGACAGAAGCTTATGAAAACAAACGAGCGGCTCGTGCCCAATATGAAAAATCCTTGGAATCCAAAAAGAGAACCTTTTATTGA
- a CDS encoding class I SAM-dependent methyltransferase, whose product MSLFDFIPHRKFPEYYEICQHTGVLRFLPAKQREYGDSYFMEEYMSQYKKSYYEDEPNLRDMAKRRLANLAKFSPLSPVANVGTSDRTAIPKQTLLEIGSAAGFFLDEARIAGFRTRGLELSPKEVEYSQNTLGLDVEKRSVLSVGEEEWKESFSVVSAFFVIEHIEDIEGIWRRLLSWLQPGGFLYLAVPSSFGPSFETNPKEWFLTHPSDHFFDYSVHSLKKLLSILGFDVNYVRPMSYHSYRDLGLRGKLPEWLYRLYANQFAYGDTIELIARKRTH is encoded by the coding sequence TTGAGTTTGTTTGATTTTATCCCACATCGTAAATTCCCAGAATATTACGAAATCTGCCAGCATACAGGTGTTTTGCGATTTCTTCCCGCAAAACAAAGAGAGTACGGGGATAGTTATTTTATGGAAGAATACATGTCTCAATACAAAAAGTCCTATTACGAAGATGAACCAAACCTTCGTGACATGGCAAAACGCAGGCTCGCAAACTTAGCAAAGTTTTCTCCTCTTTCACCTGTGGCAAACGTTGGCACCAGTGATAGGACAGCGATACCAAAGCAAACACTCCTCGAGATTGGTTCTGCTGCTGGATTTTTTTTAGACGAAGCAAGGATTGCCGGATTCCGAACGAGGGGCCTCGAACTCTCTCCAAAAGAAGTGGAATATTCACAAAACACATTGGGTCTGGATGTCGAAAAAAGGTCTGTCCTATCAGTAGGAGAGGAGGAATGGAAAGAATCCTTCTCTGTGGTTTCTGCCTTTTTTGTGATCGAACACATTGAAGACATCGAAGGGATTTGGAGGCGATTGTTGTCTTGGTTACAACCTGGTGGGTTTTTGTATTTGGCAGTTCCTTCTAGTTTTGGGCCAAGTTTTGAGACTAATCCCAAGGAATGGTTTTTGACCCATCCCTCTGACCACTTTTTTGACTACTCAGTCCACTCCCTGAAAAAACTCTTGTCAATCCTTGGCTTTGACGTGAACTATGTTAGACCTATGTCGTATCACTCCTACCGGGATTTAGGCCTCCGAGGCAAACTCCCTGAATGGCTGTATCGGCTATATGCAAACCAATTTGCCTATGGTGATACCATCGAACTGATTGCCAGAAAAAGAACACACTGA
- a CDS encoding DEAD/DEAH box helicase — protein sequence MKFNELPFHESLKKALDKIGYTELTPIQAKSIPFAMEGNDLTGLAQTGTGKTMAFLLPTLHRLLSAEEEEALPYALVLAPTRELTIQIAEEAKKLLEFTDFGVATIIGGTDYKSQEQALGNKACIIVATPGRLIDFVKNHGLSLENIKVVILDEADRMFDMGFVQDLKYIFHKCKNRKQSLLFSATLSYEVVRLASRYLNEPIEVHINPEKVITERIDQTLLHLGREEKLPYLVNSLLNYQIEGLGIIFTNYKMNIPKIVSVLRKYGITATGLSSELDQKKRIRLLRDFKAGKYKYLIATDVASRGIDIENIDVVYNYDLPQDAENYVHRIGRTARAGRKGQSIGFCSETDYTELERIEKYLNSKIPVGEIREEYLEFPTGEFTPVFADEVIPGEKKYQDRERGGRGGKPRRGDQSGRGDRTERGGERGEHRSGDRNRHKGKSGGHPPAKMSHPEGHSHGHPSDHKHPAKMTHHEFKHGHQTKDGKGKPGHKKNQQGKSFQKNDPRRNLFDINEVKQSKKQKQSIWKRILSFFKKD from the coding sequence ATGAAATTTAATGAATTACCTTTCCACGAGTCTCTAAAGAAAGCCTTAGACAAAATCGGTTACACAGAGCTCACTCCCATCCAAGCCAAATCCATCCCGTTCGCCATGGAAGGTAACGACCTCACAGGTCTTGCCCAAACCGGAACGGGAAAAACGATGGCCTTTTTACTTCCCACTTTGCATAGACTTCTCTCTGCAGAGGAAGAGGAAGCACTTCCATATGCCCTTGTCCTTGCACCCACAAGAGAACTCACGATCCAAATCGCAGAAGAAGCAAAAAAATTATTGGAGTTCACAGACTTCGGAGTTGCCACCATCATTGGAGGAACCGATTACAAATCCCAAGAACAAGCCCTTGGAAACAAAGCTTGTATCATCGTAGCGACCCCAGGACGACTCATTGACTTTGTGAAAAACCATGGACTCTCTTTGGAAAACATCAAAGTGGTGATCCTGGATGAAGCGGACAGAATGTTCGATATGGGGTTTGTCCAAGACCTCAAGTATATCTTCCACAAATGTAAAAACAGAAAACAATCCTTACTCTTTAGTGCCACCCTCAGTTACGAAGTGGTACGGCTTGCTAGTCGGTATTTGAATGAACCCATTGAAGTTCATATCAATCCGGAAAAAGTCATCACAGAAAGGATTGACCAAACCCTCTTACATTTGGGGAGAGAAGAAAAACTCCCTTACCTCGTCAATTCCTTGTTAAACTATCAGATCGAAGGTCTTGGGATCATTTTTACCAACTACAAAATGAACATTCCAAAAATTGTTTCTGTGTTACGGAAATATGGAATCACAGCAACAGGACTCTCCTCCGAACTGGACCAAAAGAAACGGATACGACTACTTCGTGATTTTAAAGCAGGGAAATACAAATACCTCATTGCGACAGATGTTGCTTCTCGTGGGATAGACATCGAAAACATTGATGTGGTTTATAATTATGACTTACCACAAGATGCAGAAAACTATGTGCACCGAATTGGTCGTACCGCTCGTGCAGGTAGAAAAGGCCAGTCAATTGGATTTTGTTCCGAAACAGATTATACAGAACTGGAACGCATTGAAAAGTATCTTAACTCAAAAATCCCTGTGGGAGAAATCCGAGAAGAGTATTTAGAATTCCCAACGGGTGAATTCACTCCTGTGTTTGCCGACGAAGTGATTCCTGGTGAAAAAAAATACCAAGACCGCGAACGAGGTGGAAGGGGTGGAAAACCAAGACGAGGAGACCAGTCTGGGCGAGGGGATCGCACAGAACGGGGTGGCGAGAGAGGCGAACATCGGTCAGGTGACAGGAATCGCCATAAAGGAAAATCGGGTGGACACCCACCTGCAAAGATGTCCCATCCAGAAGGCCATAGTCATGGACACCCAAGTGATCACAAACACCCAGCGAAGATGACCCACCATGAATTCAAACATGGACACCAAACAAAAGATGGCAAGGGCAAACCTGGGCATAAGAAAAACCAACAGGGAAAATCTTTCCAAAAGAATGACCCAAGACGGAATCTCTTCGATATCAACGAAGTGAAACAATCCAAAAAACAGAAACAATCGATTTGGAAACGAATCCTTTCTTTTTTCAAAAAAGATTAA
- a CDS encoding N-acetylmuramoyl-L-alanine amidase family protein: METNPFFFQKRLILLLLIVFPCLVNAEVTKLPLYGKGNYVGFSDLKTILPELSTKLKKYTNVGSIYTPQGNIQFRIGSSFYTLDGKIYKIPKAILKKEEEVYLPLDLVEAILLNLIAYDVRYQFKETELIVLVPKETIPKRNLGVKAIIIDAGHGGKDPGTSDNTGYFEKEVSLGVARYTYLYLRKYYPEIRVEMVRKDDRFVELEDRSKFANRVLSDTRDVIFISFHCNASLSEKAAGFEVYYLSQSPSTENARETALIENRYIGKHKNPVVSQIQSQMLSSVTQRRSKKLADSVANQYEKALSPEIPARGVKKADFSVLRGSLMPAVLVEMGYLTNPEESKKLRDKTFQKKIARSVIKGIHEYASAKD, encoded by the coding sequence TTGGAAACGAATCCTTTCTTTTTTCAAAAAAGATTAATCCTTCTTTTACTAATTGTTTTCCCATGTCTCGTAAATGCTGAAGTCACAAAACTTCCGCTTTACGGGAAAGGGAATTATGTTGGTTTTTCTGATTTAAAAACCATATTACCTGAACTTTCCACCAAACTAAAGAAATACACAAATGTGGGTTCCATTTACACACCACAAGGGAATATCCAATTTCGGATTGGCAGTAGTTTTTATACTTTGGATGGTAAAATTTATAAAATCCCAAAAGCCATTTTAAAGAAGGAAGAAGAAGTTTACCTTCCTCTCGATTTAGTGGAAGCCATTTTACTCAATTTGATTGCTTATGATGTTCGTTACCAATTCAAAGAAACTGAACTCATTGTCCTTGTGCCAAAGGAAACCATCCCCAAACGAAACTTAGGTGTAAAAGCCATCATCATAGATGCAGGGCATGGAGGAAAGGATCCTGGAACATCTGATAACACTGGGTATTTTGAAAAAGAGGTTAGCCTTGGTGTTGCAAGGTATACCTATCTGTATTTAAGGAAGTATTACCCTGAAATTCGAGTGGAGATGGTAAGAAAAGACGATCGATTTGTGGAACTCGAAGACCGTTCCAAATTTGCCAATCGGGTATTGTCTGATACAAGAGATGTGATTTTTATCAGTTTCCATTGTAATGCTTCTCTTTCTGAAAAAGCTGCTGGATTCGAAGTGTATTACTTATCGCAAAGTCCAAGTACAGAGAACGCGAGGGAAACTGCCCTCATTGAAAATCGTTACATTGGAAAACATAAAAATCCTGTGGTTTCGCAAATCCAGTCCCAAATGTTATCGAGTGTGACCCAAAGGCGTTCTAAAAAATTGGCAGATTCAGTCGCAAACCAATACGAAAAAGCCCTTAGCCCTGAAATTCCTGCAAGGGGAGTGAAAAAGGCAGATTTTTCCGTCTTGCGAGGAAGCCTTATGCCTGCTGTACTTGTGGAAATGGGGTATCTCACAAACCCTGAAGAAAGTAAAAAACTGCGAGATAAAACCTTCCAAAAGAAAATTGCTCGGAGTGTGATTAAAGGAATTCATGAATACGCATCTGCAAAAGATTAA
- a CDS encoding LIC_10740 family protein: protein MNTHLQKIKELLKNYWEFLKTVSIRFYKIGTGETKLTRDFIFLFGSWFSLLLFFSFFILAEQNPFRLLVPFQLYSYPSLDHREAIIVYISNGEGEQIPIHRKVLKQEEATDLIYQIVGEVGAPPYFDSVEALAKDGKLFSPKKLLDIRFAIKQSWFLDQNQKLVIDWNTNRLESIMEKYRLPRTKSEDDSADAEDENSNAPVDTITYYTGGTETGPKESEEVLNKRRIQAMDQTLRALNASLFENFKNVKTIEHKFSGNSNPVYQWETISPLATR from the coding sequence ATGAATACGCATCTGCAAAAGATTAAAGAGTTACTGAAGAACTATTGGGAATTTTTAAAAACCGTTTCCATTCGGTTTTATAAAATCGGAACAGGCGAAACCAAACTCACTCGTGATTTTATATTTTTATTTGGTTCTTGGTTTAGTTTACTTTTGTTTTTTAGTTTTTTCATATTGGCAGAACAAAATCCATTCCGCCTGTTAGTTCCCTTCCAATTGTATTCCTATCCTTCTTTGGACCATAGGGAAGCCATCATTGTGTATATTTCCAATGGAGAAGGGGAACAAATCCCAATCCACAGAAAGGTATTAAAACAAGAGGAAGCAACGGATCTCATTTATCAAATTGTAGGGGAAGTTGGTGCGCCACCTTATTTTGATTCGGTGGAAGCATTGGCAAAAGATGGGAAACTTTTTTCCCCTAAAAAACTTTTGGACATTCGGTTTGCGATCAAACAATCATGGTTTCTTGATCAAAATCAAAAATTGGTAATTGATTGGAATACAAATCGATTAGAGTCCATCATGGAAAAATACCGATTACCACGTACCAAATCAGAAGATGATTCGGCCGATGCTGAAGATGAAAATTCCAATGCTCCTGTTGACACCATCACGTATTACACAGGTGGAACGGAAACTGGTCCTAAAGAATCCGAAGAGGTATTAAACAAACGAAGGATCCAGGCAATGGATCAAACCTTACGTGCGTTAAATGCAAGCCTTTTTGAAAACTTCAAAAATGTCAAAACAATCGAACATAAATTTTCAGGAAATTCAAATCCCGTTTACCAATGGGAAACCATCTCTCCTCTCGCTACCCGTTAA
- a CDS encoding flagellin N-terminal helical domain-containing protein encodes MIINHNLAAINSHRVLKFQNEEVSKNMEKLSSGMRINRAGDDASGLAVSEKMRTQVNGLRQAERNTEDGMSLIQTTEGFLQESNDIIQRIRTLAIQSSNGIYTEEDRQMIQVEVSQLIDEVDRIASQAEFNKMNLLQGDFARGSRATSMWFHIGPNMHQRERVFIATMTARALNLKGQSGELLSLSTADKSNDAIGTLDAALTRISKQRANLGAYFNRLEHTAKGLMNAYENTQASESRIRDADMAEETVAFTKNQILVQSGTAMLAQANVRPQGVLSLLR; translated from the coding sequence ATGATCATAAACCACAATTTAGCCGCGATCAACTCACATCGCGTCCTCAAGTTCCAAAACGAGGAAGTTTCCAAGAATATGGAAAAACTATCCTCAGGTATGCGAATCAACCGGGCAGGTGATGATGCATCAGGCCTTGCCGTTTCGGAAAAAATGAGAACGCAAGTGAATGGTCTTAGACAAGCAGAAAGAAATACCGAAGACGGTATGAGCCTTATCCAAACAACGGAAGGTTTTTTGCAAGAATCGAATGATATCATTCAAAGAATTCGAACTCTTGCAATTCAATCGTCTAACGGTATTTATACTGAAGAAGATCGACAAATGATCCAAGTCGAAGTTTCACAACTAATCGACGAAGTGGACAGAATTGCTTCGCAAGCTGAATTCAATAAAATGAATTTGCTTCAAGGTGATTTTGCTCGTGGATCTAGAGCAACTTCCATGTGGTTCCATATTGGACCAAACATGCACCAAAGAGAAAGAGTGTTCATTGCGACAATGACTGCACGTGCACTTAATCTTAAAGGTCAAAGTGGAGAACTCTTATCTTTATCAACTGCTGATAAGTCAAATGATGCGATCGGAACTTTGGATGCTGCGTTAACACGTATTAGCAAACAAAGAGCAAACTTAGGTGCTTACTTTAACCGTCTTGAGCATACTGCAAAAGGGCTCATGAACGCTTATGAGAATACCCAAGCTTCCGAGTCTAGGATCCGTGATGCGGATATGGCAGAAGAAACTGTGGCTTTCACAAAGAACCAGATTTTAGTTCAATCTGGAACTGCTATGTTAGCTCAGGCGAATGTTCGTCCACAAGGAGTTCTTTCTCTCCTTCGTTAA
- a CDS encoding flagellin N-terminal helical domain-containing protein: MIINHNMSAIQSHRALKFTQWDVDKTMRNLSTGQRINLAGDDASGLAVSEKLRTQIRGLRQAERNTEDGLSFIQTAEGYLDQSAEIIQRIRTLAIQTSNGIYTPEDRQLVQVEVSALVDEIDRIASQAEFNKMKLFEGDFARKSTKASMWFHMGANAKQRERFYIGTMTSKALKMSEGAIKIALSTPGKADEAIAKADFALNKIMKQRADMGAYQNRLESTAKGLMGAYENMQASESRIRDADMAEEMVALTTKQILVQSGTAMLAQASLRPNSVLRLLNNA; the protein is encoded by the coding sequence ATGATTATCAATCACAACATGAGTGCGATACAATCACATCGTGCTCTCAAGTTTACACAATGGGATGTAGATAAGACCATGAGGAACCTCTCCACTGGGCAAAGGATTAACCTTGCCGGTGATGATGCTTCTGGTCTTGCTGTTTCGGAAAAACTACGAACACAAATTCGTGGTTTACGTCAGGCGGAAAGGAATACGGAAGATGGACTTAGTTTCATCCAGACTGCAGAGGGTTACCTTGACCAGTCGGCTGAAATCATCCAACGTATCCGAACCTTGGCGATTCAAACTTCGAACGGAATCTACACACCTGAGGACAGGCAACTCGTGCAGGTAGAAGTATCTGCGCTGGTGGATGAGATCGATCGAATTGCTTCCCAAGCAGAATTCAATAAAATGAAACTGTTTGAAGGAGACTTCGCTCGAAAGTCAACGAAAGCATCGATGTGGTTTCACATGGGAGCAAACGCAAAGCAAAGAGAGCGTTTCTACATTGGAACTATGACTTCGAAAGCTCTTAAGATGTCAGAAGGGGCAATTAAAATTGCACTCTCTACACCTGGAAAAGCTGACGAAGCGATTGCTAAAGCGGACTTCGCCTTGAACAAGATCATGAAGCAGAGAGCAGATATGGGAGCTTATCAAAATAGGCTCGAAAGTACTGCAAAAGGCCTCATGGGTGCATACGAAAATATGCAAGCATCCGAATCAAGGATTAGGGACGCAGATATGGCTGAGGAAATGGTAGCGCTCACGACGAAACAAATTCTCGTGCAAAGCGGTACGGCAATGCTAGCGCAAGCCAGCCTCAGACCAAATTCTGTACTACGACTTTTGAATAACGCTTAA